In one Bacteroidales bacterium genomic region, the following are encoded:
- a CDS encoding sensor histidine kinase, giving the protein MKYSDPRRLSMMVAAAVTALAALMVLLLAILVQSVSWYYVLPGLILLFAVSYWVFRFALEKFIYEKIRIIYKTIHSLKRPKDGEKFKLNIREDTIERVNREVMEWGQDRTKEIEELKSLAVYRREFLGNVSHELKTPIFNIQGYVLTLLDGGLEDPSINREYLLRTEKSINRMIAIVEDLEAIAQLESGELKLNYKKFDLVALAREVIDFLEIKARKRNFHIYLAEAYDKPIYVLADKERIRQVLINLIDNSIKYGLKHDGNTKISFFDMDENILVEVTDNGIGISQQDLPRIFERFYRTDKGRSREQGGTGLGLAIVKHIIEAHEQTINARSAIDVGTTFGFTLKKGK; this is encoded by the coding sequence ATGAAGTATTCTGATCCCAGGCGCTTATCAATGATGGTTGCTGCAGCAGTCACTGCATTGGCGGCACTCATGGTATTGCTCCTTGCCATTCTGGTGCAGTCGGTTTCATGGTATTATGTACTTCCGGGTTTAATTTTGCTTTTTGCTGTTTCGTATTGGGTTTTCCGGTTCGCACTTGAAAAATTCATTTACGAAAAAATCAGGATCATTTATAAAACCATTCACAGCCTGAAACGACCAAAAGACGGAGAAAAATTCAAATTGAATATTCGTGAAGACACCATTGAACGTGTGAACCGCGAAGTAATGGAATGGGGACAGGATCGCACGAAAGAGATTGAAGAACTAAAAAGCCTTGCCGTTTACCGCCGCGAGTTTTTAGGCAATGTGTCGCATGAGCTTAAAACACCAATATTTAATATTCAGGGCTATGTACTTACGTTGCTTGACGGCGGGCTTGAAGATCCGAGCATCAACCGTGAATATTTGTTGCGAACCGAAAAGAGCATTAACCGGATGATTGCAATTGTTGAAGACCTTGAAGCAATTGCACAACTGGAATCGGGCGAGTTAAAACTTAACTACAAAAAATTTGACCTGGTGGCCCTGGCACGCGAAGTCATTGATTTTTTGGAGATCAAAGCCAGGAAACGGAATTTCCACATTTACCTTGCCGAAGCCTACGACAAACCAATTTATGTTTTAGCCGACAAGGAAAGGATACGCCAGGTTCTCATTAACCTTATTGATAACTCAATCAAATACGGATTGAAACACGATGGCAATACCAAAATCAGTTTCTTTGATATGGATGAAAATATCCTGGTAGAAGTTACAGACAACGGAATTGGAATAAGCCAGCAGGATTTGCCCAGAATTTTTGAGCGTTTTTACCGAACCGATAAAGGGCGCTCGCGCGAACAGGGTGGAACCGGACTTGGGTTGGCCATTGTTAAGCATATCATCGAAGCCCATGAACAAACAATCAATGCAAGGAGCGCTATTGATGTTGGAACCACCTTTGGGTTTACTTTGAAGAAGGGGAAGTAG
- a CDS encoding response regulator transcription factor, which produces MNNDQYRILLADDEPDVLEFLGYNLRKEGYQVNSCNNGKDAIELAVRIKPHLIILDVMMPSMDGIEACREIRQQPHLENAIIIFLTARGEDYSQIAGFDAGADDYITKPIKPRVLISRVKALLRRYREKESNSTVLKVGNMVIDKEKYKVVKDSKEIVLPKKEFELLLVLASKPDKVFSREEIFSKVWGNDVIVGDRTIDVHVRKIREKIGMDNIKTIKGVGYKFEV; this is translated from the coding sequence ATGAATAACGATCAATACCGCATTCTTCTGGCTGACGATGAGCCGGATGTGCTGGAATTTTTAGGGTACAATCTCCGAAAAGAAGGCTACCAGGTAAATTCGTGCAATAACGGGAAAGATGCAATTGAACTGGCAGTTCGCATAAAGCCTCATCTGATCATCCTGGATGTAATGATGCCCTCAATGGATGGCATTGAAGCCTGCAGGGAAATCAGGCAACAGCCTCATCTTGAAAACGCAATTATCATATTTCTAACTGCCCGGGGAGAAGATTATTCCCAGATTGCCGGTTTTGATGCCGGGGCCGACGATTATATTACAAAGCCGATCAAGCCACGGGTACTCATTAGCCGGGTTAAAGCTTTGCTACGCAGGTATCGTGAAAAAGAAAGCAACAGCACTGTACTGAAAGTTGGAAACATGGTGATTGATAAAGAGAAATATAAGGTAGTAAAGGATAGTAAAGAAATAGTGCTGCCCAAAAAAGAATTCGAACTGTTGCTGGTGTTGGCTTCGAAGCCAGATAAAGTTTTCTCACGCGAGGAAATTTTTTCGAAAGTCTGGGGGAATGATGTAATCGTTGGCGATCGCACTATTGATGTACATGTGAGAAAAATCAGGGAAAAAATTGGCATGGATAATATAAAGACCATCAAAGGGGTTGGGTACAAATTCGAAGTGTAA
- a CDS encoding radical SAM protein translates to MTGFLFHDIVFGPVRSRRFGVSLGINLLPLNTKVCSFNCIYCECGLTPECPEPSAGGFYPREAIRQAMETRFTELAAKGIQPDNITFAGNGEPTLHPEFDLIIDDTIALRNKFFPGSKITVLSNATTLSDSQIKDALLKIDNNVLKLDAGTDEYLQLINDPLGKISLAEIVSNLKQFNGNLIIQSLFLRGNINGKYFDSGSEDHVKAWLEQIREIAPKLVMIYPIDRATPVAGLEKLTPEELDRIAEQLNEMGIETEVYY, encoded by the coding sequence ATGACTGGCTTTCTTTTTCACGACATTGTTTTTGGACCGGTTCGCAGCAGGCGTTTCGGTGTTTCGCTGGGCATCAATCTTTTGCCTTTGAACACAAAGGTCTGTTCATTTAATTGCATTTACTGCGAATGCGGCCTGACACCTGAATGCCCCGAACCAAGTGCCGGGGGATTTTATCCGCGTGAAGCCATACGCCAGGCCATGGAAACCCGGTTCACAGAATTAGCAGCAAAAGGAATTCAGCCTGACAACATCACGTTTGCCGGCAACGGTGAACCCACACTTCATCCCGAATTTGATTTGATTATTGACGATACAATCGCACTCAGGAATAAGTTTTTCCCCGGTTCAAAAATCACTGTTCTCTCTAATGCTACTACGTTGAGTGATTCACAAATTAAGGACGCTTTGCTGAAGATTGATAATAATGTGCTGAAACTTGATGCTGGAACAGATGAATACCTTCAGCTTATCAATGATCCGTTGGGAAAAATATCGTTGGCTGAAATTGTAAGCAATTTAAAACAGTTTAATGGGAACCTCATCATTCAAAGCCTTTTCCTCCGGGGCAATATCAATGGTAAATATTTTGATTCTGGCAGCGAGGATCATGTTAAGGCATGGCTTGAACAAATCAGGGAAATTGCACCAAAACTGGTGATGATCTATCCTATTGACCGCGCAACGCCAGTTGCAGGGCTCGAAAAATTAACGCCTGAAGAACTTGACCGGATTGCAGAACAGCTAAATGAAATGGGCATTGAAACTGAAGTTTACTATTAA
- a CDS encoding polyprenyl synthetase family protein — MKPTITLSSIRQPIRPQLEEFEKTFRNSMKSSIPLLDIITRYLIKRKGKQMRPLFVFLSAGVCGNICDRTQRAAAMIELLHTATLVHDDVVDDSHKRRGYFSINALWKNKIAVLLGDYLLSRGLLLSLDNNDFDLLKIVSEATREMSEGELMQIDKARRLDITEEIYFEIIRKKTASLIAACCKAGAASVGATEDQLKRMHAFGEYTGIAFQIKDDLFDYQASNDTGKPVAIDIREKKMTLPLIYTLSQSGFFEKRKIISTVKRKNTDPEAVDAVIRTVDKTGGIAYATEKMQLYRNKALEVLNSFPANDMTRSLEQLVHFTIERTK; from the coding sequence ATGAAACCAACCATCACACTTAGCAGCATCCGCCAGCCAATAAGGCCACAGCTTGAAGAGTTCGAAAAAACTTTCAGGAATTCCATGAAGAGTTCCATCCCCCTACTTGATATCATCACCCGTTACCTGATCAAACGCAAGGGCAAACAAATGCGACCACTTTTCGTGTTCCTTTCGGCTGGTGTTTGCGGGAATATTTGCGATCGCACCCAACGGGCTGCCGCCATGATTGAACTCTTGCACACCGCCACATTGGTGCACGACGATGTTGTTGATGACTCTCACAAACGACGGGGCTACTTTTCAATCAATGCGTTATGGAAAAATAAAATTGCTGTTTTGCTCGGCGATTATTTGTTGTCGCGTGGTTTATTGCTTTCGCTTGATAACAATGATTTCGACCTGCTTAAAATTGTTTCGGAAGCAACCCGCGAAATGAGCGAAGGCGAACTGATGCAGATTGATAAAGCCAGACGGCTGGACATTACAGAGGAAATTTATTTTGAGATCATACGGAAAAAAACTGCATCGCTGATTGCCGCATGCTGCAAGGCTGGCGCTGCTTCAGTTGGCGCCACTGAAGATCAACTAAAACGCATGCATGCTTTCGGTGAATACACAGGCATTGCTTTTCAGATTAAAGATGACCTGTTCGACTACCAGGCAAGCAATGATACCGGCAAACCTGTGGCCATTGACATCAGGGAAAAGAAGATGACGTTGCCACTGATTTATACCCTCAGCCAAAGTGGTTTTTTTGAAAAACGGAAAATCATTTCAACAGTAAAACGTAAAAATACTGATCCTGAAGCCGTGGACGCTGTGATCCGGACTGTGGATAAAACCGGTGGAATTGCCTATGCAACTGAAAAAATGCAACTGTACCGCAACAAAGCCCTGGAAGTCCTGAACAGTTTTCCTGCCAACGATATGACCCGCTCACTAGAGCAACTGGTGCATTTTACGATTGAACGGACCAAGTAA
- a CDS encoding CAP domain-containing protein — protein MNDLRYLRVHSFFFHLQNHPMTIIHFLLPVFLLFVPGCATQKLQAVDRMQLPKEICLNPYEMELYQALNTYREKHNLPAITLSKSLTLVAQVHCRDLAINQPDKDRNCNMHSWSRKGPWTSCCYTPDHKRSSCMWDKPKELTSYTGEGYEIAFFSTVSYSNATAFAEDAMFNWMKSKGHNDVMLNLSIWKSIQWKAVGIGYFEGYTTIWFGAYDDPDTAIVGACN, from the coding sequence ATGAATGATCTCCGTTATTTACGTGTTCATTCATTTTTCTTTCATCTGCAAAATCACCCTATGACAATCATTCACTTCTTACTGCCGGTTTTTTTACTCTTTGTTCCTGGCTGTGCCACCCAAAAGCTACAGGCCGTTGATCGCATGCAGCTTCCTAAAGAGATTTGCCTTAACCCTTATGAAATGGAACTTTACCAGGCGCTCAATACATACCGTGAAAAGCACAATCTGCCGGCAATAACTTTGTCAAAATCCCTTACGCTTGTAGCGCAGGTCCATTGCCGTGATCTGGCCATTAATCAGCCCGATAAAGATAGAAACTGCAATATGCATAGCTGGTCGCGCAAAGGCCCATGGACGTCTTGTTGCTATACACCCGATCATAAGAGGTCATCATGCATGTGGGATAAACCTAAAGAACTGACTTCCTACACTGGCGAAGGTTATGAAATAGCTTTCTTTTCAACAGTATCTTATTCCAACGCAACGGCTTTTGCTGAAGATGCCATGTTCAACTGGATGAAAAGTAAAGGGCATAACGATGTTATGCTGAACCTCAGTATCTGGAAGAGCATCCAGTGGAAAGCAGTTGGGATCGGGTATTTCGAAGGCTATACCACAATCTGGTTCGGAGCTTATGATGACCCGGATACTGCTATTGTTGGAGCATGTAATTGA